A region from the Hypericibacter adhaerens genome encodes:
- a CDS encoding response regulator: protein MARILVAEDDPSVRELVTRVIQTMGHQVQAVTDGAFALEALQMDDFDLLLTDIVMPRLDGIALALKLAKSRPDLPILMMTGYAHERQRAHDLEVLVHRVLTKPFTVDQFRTALRDALTGSETEPTRAAGWA from the coding sequence ATGGCCCGGATTCTGGTTGCAGAAGACGATCCTTCGGTACGCGAGCTGGTGACGCGCGTGATCCAGACGATGGGCCATCAGGTCCAGGCGGTCACGGACGGCGCCTTCGCGCTCGAGGCGCTGCAGATGGACGATTTCGATCTGCTGCTGACGGACATCGTCATGCCGCGGCTCGATGGCATCGCGCTCGCGCTCAAGCTCGCCAAGTCGAGGCCCGACCTGCCGATCCTGATGATGACCGGCTACGCGCATGAGCGTCAGCGTGCCCATGATCTCGAGGTGCTGGTCCATCGCGTGCTGACCAAGCCCTTCACGGTCGACCAGTTCCGCACCGCGCTGCGCGACGCGCTCACCGGCAGCGAGACGGAACCGACCCGCGCCGCCGGCTGGGCGTAA
- a CDS encoding acetate--CoA ligase family protein, with translation MSDPVGSGRAAHRLAPLLDARSIAVVGASERANSFGLRLSQAVLSAGYEGQISFVNPKQDSILGRRCHRSIAELEHAPDLAILGVGAVNLEAALLAAIERGARSAVIFDACHGEAAAGGPLLARLRDIAHEARIPVCGGAGMGLVNLPTRCVASFYPAGHLKPGGITLIAHSGSVFTVLAMNDPRYRFDLMVSPGQEIGATADEYIDYAIGRPTTKVIALFLETARNPQGFLESLRRAQAAHIPVVICKVGRCEQSARMARSHTGALAGSSAAYVAAIEECGAIAVEDVDQLMNVAQLCAGGRLPGPGGVGLVTDSGGLRELVTDRATEIGAPLAELGPPTIAALRGMLPPSLEPSNPLDCAAELTDEFAAMFERGLVSMADAPEVSMIGFEADLRDDYVYMEELRQLALRLPALTTKPCFFYSSFSRANNRSLADALADHGVPCLNGAGEMLLAAKKVQEWADRRREQPRPSAQSPAASEAVESWRTALRSDHLWDERRSLDLLSAFGIKTIRSEIAENWEGLAAAGRRIGYPLVLKTAAIGIDHKSDRDGVHLGLTDQDALRCAYDDLSGRLGPRVIVQAMAGKGVELGLGCVLDPDFGPLVMVSAGGTLIELFCDRQFALAPFDEHRALRMIERLAVARTLNGVRGAPAKDKRSAARALADFSIMCASLGSAIAEADVNPLIVSETGAVAVDALLVPAAR, from the coding sequence ATGTCGGATCCGGTCGGCTCGGGGCGGGCGGCGCATCGTCTGGCGCCCCTGCTGGACGCGCGGTCGATCGCCGTCGTCGGCGCCTCCGAGCGCGCCAATTCCTTCGGCCTGCGCCTGTCCCAGGCGGTTCTGAGTGCCGGCTATGAAGGACAGATCAGCTTCGTCAATCCGAAGCAGGACAGCATCCTGGGCCGGCGCTGCCATCGCAGCATCGCCGAGCTGGAACATGCGCCGGACCTCGCCATTCTTGGCGTGGGGGCGGTCAATCTCGAAGCAGCGCTGCTGGCGGCAATCGAGCGGGGCGCGCGCAGCGCCGTCATCTTCGATGCCTGCCATGGCGAGGCGGCGGCAGGCGGGCCGCTGCTCGCGCGCCTACGGGATATCGCGCACGAAGCCCGGATCCCCGTCTGCGGCGGCGCCGGCATGGGCTTGGTCAATCTCCCGACGCGCTGCGTCGCCAGCTTCTATCCAGCGGGCCATCTGAAGCCCGGCGGCATCACGCTGATCGCCCATTCGGGATCGGTCTTCACCGTGCTGGCAATGAACGATCCGAGATACCGCTTCGATCTGATGGTCTCGCCCGGCCAGGAGATCGGCGCCACGGCGGACGAATATATCGATTATGCGATCGGTCGGCCGACGACCAAGGTCATCGCGCTGTTCCTCGAGACGGCGCGCAACCCGCAAGGCTTCCTCGAAAGCCTGCGCCGTGCCCAGGCGGCCCATATCCCAGTCGTCATCTGCAAGGTCGGACGCTGCGAGCAAAGCGCCCGCATGGCACGCTCGCATACCGGCGCGCTGGCCGGATCTTCCGCGGCCTATGTGGCGGCGATCGAGGAATGCGGGGCGATCGCTGTGGAGGATGTCGACCAGTTGATGAATGTCGCCCAGCTTTGCGCGGGCGGGCGCCTGCCGGGGCCCGGCGGTGTCGGGCTGGTGACGGATTCCGGCGGCTTGCGCGAGCTCGTCACCGACCGCGCCACGGAGATCGGCGCGCCACTCGCAGAACTGGGCCCGCCGACCATCGCCGCCCTGCGTGGGATGCTGCCGCCGTCGCTCGAGCCCTCCAATCCGCTGGATTGCGCCGCCGAGCTTACCGATGAGTTTGCGGCGATGTTCGAACGCGGCCTCGTTTCCATGGCAGACGCGCCGGAAGTTTCGATGATCGGCTTCGAAGCCGATCTGCGCGACGACTACGTCTATATGGAGGAGTTGCGGCAGTTGGCGCTGCGGCTGCCGGCCCTGACCACCAAGCCCTGCTTCTTCTATTCGAGCTTTTCGCGCGCCAACAATCGGTCGCTCGCCGACGCGCTGGCCGACCACGGCGTGCCTTGCCTCAACGGCGCCGGCGAGATGCTGCTGGCGGCGAAGAAAGTCCAGGAATGGGCGGACCGCCGCCGCGAGCAGCCTCGCCCATCGGCACAATCCCCCGCCGCGAGTGAAGCGGTCGAAAGCTGGCGAACCGCGCTGCGGTCGGATCACCTCTGGGACGAGCGGAGATCGCTCGATCTACTCTCCGCTTTCGGCATAAAAACCATTCGCAGCGAGATCGCCGAGAACTGGGAAGGGCTGGCTGCCGCGGGCAGACGGATCGGCTATCCGCTCGTCCTCAAGACGGCGGCGATCGGCATCGATCACAAGAGCGATCGCGACGGTGTCCACCTCGGCCTGACGGATCAGGATGCGCTGCGGTGCGCCTATGACGATCTGAGCGGCCGGCTGGGCCCGCGGGTCATCGTTCAAGCCATGGCCGGCAAGGGCGTGGAGCTGGGGCTGGGTTGTGTTCTCGATCCGGATTTCGGGCCGCTGGTCATGGTGTCAGCGGGGGGTACGCTCATCGAGCTCTTCTGCGACCGGCAGTTCGCCCTGGCTCCCTTCGACGAGCACCGGGCGTTGCGCATGATCGAGCGCCTGGCGGTCGCAAGAACCTTAAACGGCGTGCGCGGTGCGCCGGCAAAGGACAAACGCAGCGCCGCAAGGGCCCTTGCCGATTTTTCCATCATGTGCGCATCGTTGGGCAGCGCCATCGCGGAAGCGGATGTCAATCCGCTCATCGTTTCCGAAACGGGCGCGGTTGCCGTCGATGCGCTTCTGGTGCCGGCCGCACGGTAG
- the ftsE gene encoding cell division ATP-binding protein FtsE: MVLLEQVAVRYGDGPEILRDISFALAPGTLHFLVGPSGAGKSTLLRLLYLALKPSEGRFSLFGRDVAGLARRDLPPLRRRIGVVFQEFRLLDHLTAFDNVALPLRLAGVREAEIKKHVSELLDWVGLGDRLSSLPATLSGGQQQRVAIARAVIARPSLLLADEPTGNVDDRIALRLMYLFEELYKLGTTVLIATHNESLVARFPHHQLHLEGGRLALHPRLSTAAR, encoded by the coding sequence TTGGTTTTGCTCGAACAAGTGGCCGTGCGTTACGGCGACGGGCCGGAGATCCTGCGCGACATCTCCTTCGCGCTGGCGCCCGGCACGCTGCATTTCCTGGTCGGCCCCAGCGGCGCCGGCAAATCCACCCTGCTGCGCCTGCTTTATCTGGCGCTCAAGCCCAGCGAGGGCCGCTTCAGCCTGTTCGGCCGCGACGTCGCGGGGCTCGCGCGGCGCGACCTGCCGCCTTTGCGCCGGCGCATCGGCGTCGTGTTCCAGGAATTCCGGCTGCTCGATCACCTGACCGCCTTCGACAATGTGGCGCTGCCGCTCCGGCTCGCCGGCGTGCGCGAGGCGGAGATCAAGAAGCATGTGAGCGAGCTGCTCGACTGGGTCGGCCTCGGCGACCGGCTGTCCTCGCTGCCCGCGACGCTCTCCGGCGGCCAGCAGCAGCGCGTCGCCATCGCGCGCGCGGTGATCGCGCGGCCCTCGCTGCTGCTCGCCGACGAGCCCACCGGCAATGTCGACGACCGTATCGCGCTCCGGCTCATGTATCTCTTCGAGGAGCTCTACAAGCTCGGCACCACGGTGCTGATCGCGACCCACAACGAGAGCCTCGTGGCGCGCTTCCCGCACCACCAGCTCCATCTCGAGGGAGGTCGATTGGCGCTGCACCCGCGCCTGTCGACGGCGGCGCGATGA
- a CDS encoding DUF3426 domain-containing protein, which yields MRCTKCKNVWLQTPPDDMPRRVDLTEPEPAPPPPTASSAAAAPDASVVAAASAAASPPEERVAIPPRPRPATRKGMSAGLGILILLLVIIGLAAAAGYFFQKQVVASWPDAREIYAALGIANPVLGKGLEISNITMVSQTIDGQPVLVVHGEIFNKGQAGIAVPNLLATLRTQQRQWLFDWVFKIEKPQLAPGETVTFTTTAKNPPKEAKLLEVTFTEKAVGS from the coding sequence GTGCGGTGTACCAAGTGCAAGAATGTCTGGCTGCAGACGCCGCCCGACGACATGCCCCGCCGGGTGGATCTGACCGAGCCGGAGCCGGCACCGCCTCCGCCCACGGCCAGCAGCGCAGCGGCCGCGCCCGACGCAAGCGTCGTCGCCGCGGCATCGGCTGCCGCCTCGCCGCCCGAGGAACGCGTGGCGATTCCGCCGCGTCCGCGCCCCGCGACGCGCAAGGGCATGAGCGCCGGACTGGGCATTCTCATCCTGCTGCTGGTGATCATCGGGCTCGCCGCCGCGGCCGGCTATTTCTTCCAGAAGCAGGTCGTGGCCTCCTGGCCGGACGCGCGCGAGATCTATGCCGCGCTCGGGATCGCCAATCCCGTGCTCGGCAAGGGCCTCGAGATCAGCAACATCACCATGGTCAGCCAGACGATCGACGGCCAGCCGGTCCTGGTCGTGCATGGCGAGATCTTCAACAAGGGCCAAGCCGGCATCGCCGTGCCGAATCTTCTCGCCACCTTGCGCACCCAGCAGCGGCAATGGCTGTTCGACTGGGTCTTCAAGATCGAGAAGCCGCAACTGGCGCCGGGCGAGACCGTGACCTTCACCACGACCGCGAAGAATCCGCCCAAGGAAGCCAAGCTGCTCGAGGTGACCTTCACCGAGAAGGCGGTCGGCAGCTGA
- a CDS encoding lysophospholipid acyltransferase family protein produces MAHLRALLFNLLFYLATAFFAIVGLPTLLFGANAVYALCRLWVGTTLWLLKLLVGLDHRVVGRERLPGEPVIFAVKHQSSWETLALAKILDRPIYVLKRELIWIPLFGLYLLGSGALAVDRGAGAKALRQLIRAAERAAASGRPFLIFPEGTRVAPGQHRPYQPGIAALYDKLDRPVVPVALNSGVFWGRRSFLKKPGRITVEFLDPIPAGLDRRRFMKELETRLEGASRRLLEAPANPPA; encoded by the coding sequence ATGGCCCATCTGCGCGCCCTGCTCTTCAACCTGCTGTTCTATCTGGCGACGGCCTTCTTCGCGATCGTCGGGCTGCCGACGCTCCTCTTCGGCGCCAACGCGGTCTACGCGCTCTGCCGGCTGTGGGTCGGGACCACGCTCTGGCTGCTGAAGCTCCTGGTCGGGCTCGATCACCGCGTCGTCGGCCGCGAGCGCCTGCCGGGGGAGCCCGTCATCTTCGCGGTCAAGCACCAGTCGAGCTGGGAGACGCTCGCGCTGGCGAAGATCCTCGACCGGCCGATCTATGTGCTGAAGCGCGAGCTGATCTGGATCCCGCTCTTCGGTCTTTACCTGCTGGGCTCGGGCGCGCTCGCGGTCGACCGCGGCGCCGGTGCCAAGGCGCTGCGCCAACTGATCCGCGCGGCCGAGCGGGCCGCCGCCAGCGGCCGGCCCTTCCTGATCTTCCCCGAAGGCACGCGCGTGGCGCCGGGGCAGCACCGGCCCTATCAGCCCGGCATCGCCGCCCTTTATGACAAGCTCGACCGCCCGGTCGTGCCGGTGGCGCTCAATTCCGGGGTCTTCTGGGGCCGTCGCAGCTTCCTCAAGAAGCCCGGCCGGATCACCGTCGAGTTCCTCGACCCCATCCCCGCGGGCCTCGACCGCCGCCGCTTCATGAAGGAGCTGGAGACCCGCCTCGAGGGGGCGAGCCGGAGGCTGCTGGAAGCGCCTGCAAATCCGCCAGCCTAG
- a CDS encoding cell division protein FtsX, whose amino-acid sequence MSLATTMLRSDLPLGKDGSSRFLPWIVGAMVYLAALALAGVLAAGELVSGWRSELTGALTVELPQPVEATDSDRQARLERVLDVLTQTPGIAHAEVLGPDAMAELIGPWLGPDAAAADLPLPDLIAVELDGGTTVDSAGLAQRLTEAAPEARLDDHRDWLERAERLSWLVRLLATLVLGFVSAAAALAVLFVTRTGLDIHRDVIELVHLLGAPDRYIARQFQNHALAQGFVGGLLGLAAGAATITAIGWLAAVLGGGLVPLARLGWSDWAIIASLPLAAALVAMLTARIAVLRILGRSL is encoded by the coding sequence ATGAGCCTGGCGACGACGATGCTGCGCAGCGACCTGCCGCTGGGCAAGGACGGTTCCTCGCGCTTCCTGCCCTGGATCGTCGGCGCCATGGTCTATCTGGCGGCCTTGGCACTCGCCGGCGTGCTGGCGGCGGGCGAGCTGGTCTCGGGCTGGCGCTCGGAGCTGACGGGTGCCCTCACGGTCGAGCTGCCCCAGCCGGTGGAAGCGACCGACAGCGACCGCCAGGCCCGGCTCGAGCGCGTCCTCGACGTGCTGACCCAGACCCCCGGCATCGCCCATGCCGAGGTGCTGGGCCCCGATGCGATGGCCGAGCTGATCGGCCCCTGGCTGGGACCCGACGCGGCCGCGGCCGACCTGCCGCTGCCGGACCTGATCGCGGTCGAGCTCGACGGCGGCACGACCGTCGACAGCGCAGGCCTCGCCCAGCGCCTGACCGAAGCGGCGCCAGAAGCGCGGCTCGACGATCATCGCGACTGGCTCGAGCGCGCCGAGCGCCTCTCCTGGCTGGTGCGGCTCCTGGCCACGCTGGTGCTGGGCTTCGTCTCGGCGGCGGCGGCGCTCGCCGTGCTGTTCGTGACCCGCACCGGCCTCGACATCCATCGCGACGTGATCGAGCTGGTGCATCTCCTGGGAGCACCCGACCGCTATATCGCGCGCCAGTTCCAGAACCACGCGCTGGCGCAGGGCTTCGTCGGCGGGCTCCTGGGGCTCGCCGCCGGTGCGGCCACCATCACGGCGATCGGCTGGCTCGCGGCCGTGCTGGGCGGCGGGCTGGTGCCGCTGGCGCGGCTCGGCTGGAGCGACTGGGCGATCATCGCCTCGCTGCCGCTGGCGGCGGCCCTGGTGGCGATGCTGACGGCGCGGATCGCCGTGCTGCGCATCCTCGGGCGAAGCCTGTGA
- a CDS encoding YdcF family protein has protein sequence MRSSLRQARRNETGQRRRRWVRRLLLLFLVMALIWFIGLVAFVTRIPRNLDTDLAATDAAVVLTGGSERLEAGLDLLANGHAKKLLVSGVNRDVDIETLLGSLDPADLPKLSPETIACCIALGYSAEDTRGNALETADWMRQQKFKSIRLITAAYHMPRSMLEFHRAMPGVQVLPYPVFPHQVKQERWWRWPGTTDLLVREYNKYLVALLRGLVLPGDAGLAPNRP, from the coding sequence GTGAGATCGTCGCTGCGGCAAGCCCGGCGCAACGAGACCGGGCAGCGCCGCCGGCGCTGGGTCCGTCGGCTGCTGCTGCTGTTCCTGGTCATGGCGCTGATCTGGTTCATCGGCCTCGTCGCCTTCGTCACGCGCATCCCGCGCAACCTCGACACCGACCTCGCCGCCACCGACGCCGCCGTGGTGCTGACCGGCGGCAGCGAAAGGCTGGAGGCGGGGCTCGATCTGCTCGCCAACGGCCACGCGAAGAAGCTCCTCGTCAGCGGCGTCAACCGCGATGTCGATATCGAGACGCTGCTGGGCTCGCTCGACCCGGCCGACCTGCCCAAGCTTTCGCCCGAAACCATCGCCTGCTGCATCGCGCTGGGCTACAGCGCCGAGGACACGCGCGGCAACGCGCTCGAGACCGCGGACTGGATGCGCCAGCAGAAATTCAAATCGATCCGGCTCATCACCGCGGCCTATCACATGCCGCGCAGCATGCTGGAATTCCACCGCGCCATGCCGGGCGTGCAGGTGCTGCCCTATCCCGTCTTCCCGCACCAGGTGAAGCAGGAGCGGTGGTGGCGCTGGCCCGGCACCACCGATCTCCTGGTGCGCGAATACAACAAATATCTGGTGGCGCTGCTGCGCGGGCTGGTGCTGCCGGGCGATGCCGGCCTCGCGCCCAACAGGCCCTGA